From one Cucurbita pepo subsp. pepo cultivar mu-cu-16 chromosome LG17, ASM280686v2, whole genome shotgun sequence genomic stretch:
- the LOC111778329 gene encoding uncharacterized protein LOC111778329, which produces MLFNFHPHYFARDHVDDFSSYLLFEASGDSEVDSLADLGGSTTTTLNLVEFNDAESCTDDTPDLYDELVRYENESEAEEDEDEDEGTFENDGVVESKAIGFTTSSSASIDSTKEFKMLNDVEKNRLFWETCLAS; this is translated from the coding sequence ATGCTCTTCAACTTCCATCCTCACTATTTTGCTCGTGATCACGTCGATGATTTTTCATCTTACTTGCTCTTCGAGGCATCTGGCGACTCGGAGGTTGACTCCCTGGCTGACCTTGGAGGCTCAACTACCACCACCCTGAATTTGGTGGAGTTTAACGATGCTGAATCTTGCACGGATGATACTCCTGATTTGTATGATGAACTTGTGAGATATGAAAATGAGAGTGAGGCGGAGGAGGACGAGGACGAGGACGAGGGGACGTTTGAGAATGATGGGGTGGTGGAAAGCAAGGCAATTGGATTCACAACAAGCTCAAGTGCTTCTATTGATTCAACTAAGGAGTTCAAAATGCTTAATGATGTGGAAAAAAACAGGTTGTTTTGGGAGACTTGTTTGGCATCATAG
- the LOC111778325 gene encoding pentatricopeptide repeat-containing protein At2g22410, mitochondrial-like — MKPLFSSVQNPSRFSIFPLKFTFKILHSFRPLSSSAAAGKPKWNSLTNVFITNPTLLILQSCSSMFHLKQIQAHMTCTGLMNQIFPASRVVAFCALSDAGDIHYAHLVFAQIENPNCFLWNTMIKGYCRARCPSMGFLFFRQMIRNRVELDCGSFVSALKVCGQFAGKAVRMAVHSVIWKLGFGSELLVQNGLIQYYVETGCIGFARQVFDESSVKDVVTWTTMINGYTTNNCLDEAIMLFDLMLSSNVEPNEVTMIALLSACSQKGDYVMGRSLHELIKRKNISSSVNLVNTMLDMYVKCGCLVTAREIFDNMERRDVFSWTSLLNGLAKNGDLVAARKVFDEMPERNIVSWNAMIAGYSQNSQPMEALKLFHNMVDVVGLVPTEDTLVCVLSSCGQLGCLEMGKWIHDNHVNKMGIQLSLILNNAVMDMYAKCGSIDAAAKLFHSIPEKNLVSWNTMISAYASHGHAKRALTLFDQMKRSGLKPDHITFVGVLSACSYGGFVLKGREHFGSMENTFGVEPKREHYACMVDLFSRVGLLKEAYELISKMPMKASEGAWGALLDACRKQGNVEMAKLAAGKLLELDPEDSGIYTLLANICADGKRWNDVRMVRRMMRERGVKKVPGHSLIEVGGTFHEFLVADNSHPHSLEVYRVVNELLLLSSLIDLEPLEND; from the coding sequence ATGAAACCCCTCTTCTCTTCCGTTCAAAACCCATCTCGATTTTCAATCTTCCCGCTCAAATTCACCTTCAAAATCCTCCATTCTTTCCGACCACTCTCATCATCGGCAGCCGCCGGAAAACCCAAATGGAATTCGCTCACCAATGTCTTCATTACCAACCCAACTCTTCTGATCTTACAATCATGCTCTTCCATGTTTCATTTGAAGCAAATTCAAGCTCACATGACTTGCACTGGCCTCATGAACCAAATCTTCCCGGCCAGCCGCGTCGTAGCCTTTTGTGCTCTCTCCGATGCCGGTGACATTCATTATGCCCATCTCGTTTTCGCTCAaattgaaaaccctaattgcTTTTTGTGGAATACGATGATTAAGGGTTATTGCAGAGCTAGATGCCCTTCAATGGGGTTCTTGTTTTTCCGGCAAATGATTCGGAATCGCGTCGAATTGGACTGTGGGAGCTTTGTTTCCGCGCTCAAGGTGTGCGGCCAATTTGCCGGGAAAGCAGTAAGAATGGCGGTGCATTCTGTGATTTGGAAGTTGGGGTTTGGTTCTGAATTGCTGGTTCAAAATGGATTGATTCAGTACTATGTTGAAACTGGGTGTATTGGTTTTGCACGCCAAGTGTTTGATGAAAGTTCTGTGAAGGATGTTGTTACTTGGACGACGATGATCAACGGGTACACAACGAACAATTGTTTGGATGAGGCTATAATGTTATTCGATTTGATGTTGTCGAGTAATGTCGAGCCGAATGAGGTCACTATGATTGCTTTGCTTTCTGCTTGCTCACAGAAGGGAGATTATGTAATGGGGAGGTCACTTCATGAACTcataaaaaggaagaacataAGCTCCAGTGTTAATTTGGTCAATACCATGTTGGATATGTATGTGAAATGTGGCTGTTTAGTAACTgctagagagatttttgaCAACATGGAAAGAAGGGATGTTTTTTCTTGGACTAGCTTGCTTAATGGACTTGCTAAAAATGGAGATTTGGTAGCTGCAAGgaaggtgtttgatgaaatgcctGAGAGAAATATTGTCTCTTGGAATGCTATGATTGCTGGTTATTCCCAAAACAGTCAGCCAATGGAAGCTTTGAAGCTATTTCACAACATGGTGGATGTTGTCGGATTGGTTCCAACCGAGGACACTTTGGTCTGTGTGCTTTCTTCTTGTGGCCAATTGGGATGCTTAGAAATGGGCAAATGGATTCACGACaaccatgtcaataaaatGGGAATTCAATTGAGTTTGATTCTGAACAATGCAGTTATGGACATGTATGCCAAATGTGGGAGCATTGATGCAGCTGCAAAGCTCTTCCACTCCATTCCCGAGAAAAATCTAGTTTCTTGGAACACAATGATATCTGCGTATGCATCTCATGGCCATGCCAAGAGAGCTCTCACTCTGTTTGATCAAATGAAACGCTCGGGACTAAAACCCGATCACATCACCTTCGTCGGCGTTCTATCAGCTTGCAGTTACGGTGGGTTTGTTTTGAAAGGTCGGGAGCATTTCGGAAGCATGGAGAATACCTTTGGAGTAGAGCCAAAGAGGGAACACTACGCTTGTATGGTGGATTTGTTTAGTCGAGTTGGGTTGTTGAAAGAAGCTTACGAGCTAATATCGAAGATGCCGATGAAAGCAAGTGAAGGGGCTTGGGGAGCTTTGCTTGATGCTTGTAGGAAGCAGGGGAATGTGGAAATGGCTAAGTTAGCAGCTGGGAAGCTTTTGGAATTGGATCCTGAGGACAGTGGGATTTATACTCTTTTGGCGAATATTTGTGCTGATGGGAAGAGATGGAACGATGTGAGAATGGTGAGAAGGATGATGAGAGAAAGAGGAGTCAAGAAGGTTCCTGGGCATAGCTTGATAGAGGTTGGAGGTACGTTTCATGAATTCTTAGTTGCTGATAATTCTCATCCTCATTCTTTAGAAGTTTATAGAGTGGTTAATGAATTGCTTCTGCTGTCTAGTTTGATAGATCTTGAACCTCTAGAAAATGATTAG
- the LOC111778327 gene encoding ankyrin repeat domain-containing protein 50-like, with amino-acid sequence MFLMFFHWLGISEIFPRKFYLSCRKKKMDRLVKPDVKEVEFCFTKGEKCSATFTLANLMHTMSVAVCLTSSNPSVFSFSQDFSVIPPLSSSSYTISCKSSDQPPLSNPSDKISVRSAMVPIGNAHTDDLRLLFSKPGRHIFKDALLLISFVGPDVVEFLISHHNRITELSFLLNKAISSCTKSQLTALMEPAILSGKLGLVSALIDAGVDVNVKDSLKRSMMSLAVRTGKIDIVKRLIDSHCQIDFSVDLVLHIAASMNRVDFMELLVKKFPDIPVNSIDSNGRTPIHTAADRGHVEAIRFLLSIGGIPEAVDRNKWTPLHSAAAEGHFEAVEYFLNCSNVKYAVNSDGKTAFALASENGHTDLFDSLRLGDALHRAARAGDVRGLRSCVAAGAKINGKDQNGWTALHRAAFKGRVECVKALLEHGADTDAIDDAGYTPLRCAVEAGQEEVARVLLASGAEPNPLKCLRRDLAVSGRQISSLCCGN; translated from the coding sequence atgttcttgatgttcttcCATTGGCTTGGGATTTCTGAGATTTTCCCGAGAAAATTTTATCTCTCCtgcaggaaaaaaaaaatggacagATTAGTGAAGCCTGATGTGAAGGAAGTGGAATTTTGTTTCACGAAAGGAGAAAAGTGTAGCGCAACTTTCACACTCGCAAATCTGATGCACACCATGTCTGTTGCAGTTTGTTTAACTTCATCGAATCCTTCTGTTTTTTCGTTTTCGCAAGATTTCTCTGTGATTCCGccgctttcttcttcttcctacACCATTTCCTGCAAGTCCTCCGATCAACCTCCTCTCAGTAATCCGTCGGACAAAATCTCCGTCCGATCCGCCATGGTTCCGATCGGAAATGCTCACACCGACGACCTCCGCCTCTTGTTCTCCAAACCTGGACGCCATATTTTCAAGGATGCTTTGTTGCTCATCTCCTTCGTAGGTCCTGATGTCGTTGAATTTCTGATTTCGCACCATAATCGAATCACGGAGTTGAGTTTTCTTCTTAACAAAGCGATTTCTAGTTGTACGAAGTCTCAATTGACTGCGTTGATGGAACCGGCTATTTTGTCCGGGAAATTAGGGTTAGTTTCTGCTCTGATTGATGCTGGTGTAGACGTCAATGTTAAGGATTCTCTCAAACGGTCAATGATGTCACTAGCTGTAAGGACAGGGAAGATCGATATCGTGAAGCGATTGATTGATTCGCACTGTCAAATCGATTTCTCTGTCGATTTGGTTTTACACATAGCGGCATCGATGAACCGCGTCGATTTCATGGAGCTACTAGTCAAAAAATTTCCCGACATACCAGTAAATTCCATCGATTCCAACGGTCGTACTCCGATCCACACCGCGGCGGATCGAGGTCACGTTGAGGCAATACGTTTCCTCCTTTCGATTGGCGGTATTCCAGAGGCGGTGGATCGGAACAAATGGACTCCACTACATTCCGCGGCGGCGGAAGGACATTTCGAAGCCGTGGAGTATTTTCTAAACTGCTCAAACGTGAAATACGCGGTGAACTCCGACGGAAAAACAGCATTCGCACTCGCATCGGAGAACGGACACACAGATCTATTCGATTCGTTGAGATTAGGCGACGCATTGCACAGAGCGGCGAGAGCCGGCGATGTTCGAGGTCTAAGAAGCTGCGTGGCGGCGGGAGCAAAGATAAACGGAAAGGATCAGAACGGATGGACGGCTCTGCACAGGGCAGCGTTCAAAGGCAGAGTCGAGTGCGTCAAGGCGCTGCTCGAGCACGGAGCGGATACGGACGCCATCGACGACGCCGGATACACGCCGCTGCGGTGCGCCGTGGAGGCCGGGCAGGAGGAGGTGGCTCGGGTACTGCTAGCGAGTGGTGCGGAACCGAATCCGTTGAAATGTCTGAGAAGGGATTTGGCTGTTTCCGGTAGACAGATTTCATCTCTGTGCTGTGGAAActga